From the Cryptomeria japonica chromosome 2, Sugi_1.0, whole genome shotgun sequence genome, one window contains:
- the LOC131065248 gene encoding LOB domain-containing protein 1 codes for MRPRYFPPHDPQKFATAHRVFGACNITKMLQHIPEERRGDAVSSMVYEANARVREPVYGCAGVISQLQHHIFGLQSQLAKAQADLLFMHLQQANLLSIINGDEFGGGFGFQAVSPTQENQHDLITSKLSPHGNGTRIT; via the exons ATGCGACCCAGATACTTTCCTCCCCATGATCCTCAAAAGTTCGCTACTGCACATAGAGTATTTGGTGCATGCAACATTACCAAAATGCTTCAG CATATTCCGGAGGAGCGTAGGGGGGATGCAGTGAGTAGCATGGTTTATGAGGCAAACGCGAGGGTCAGAGAGCCTGTGTATGGGTGCGCTGGAGTCATTTCTCAGCTGCAACATCACATATTTGGACTGCAATCCCAATTGGCTAAAGCTCAAGCAGACCTATTATTCATGCACTTACAACAAGCTAATCTTTTGTCCATCATCAATGGGGATGAATTTGGAGGAGGATTCGGCTTTCAAGCAGTGTCTCCCACACAGGAGAATCAACATGATCTCATCACTTCAAAGCTCTCACCACACGGGAATGGGACTAGGATCACATAA